Proteins encoded together in one Formosa sp. Hel3_A1_48 window:
- a CDS encoding BT_3928 family protein, whose product MKILTPISRIFVGILFVISGFIKLNDPLGFSYKLQEYFSADVLNLPFFEPYALAISVFVVVFEVVLGVFLLIGYKPKFTLWSLLSMIVFFTFLTFYSAYFDKVKDCGCFGDALKLTPWESFTKDVVLLVLILIIFYGRKYIKPIFNSFMTNIIATLSLVLSLAFGYHVLMHLPSIDFRAYKIGANLIENMSTPPNAPKAVQEFTWTFDVNGTQQTFVTDGSYPAVDGTYVGVETEIIEEGFQPSILDFSIESDQDDFTNYFLNQERLLMIVCYNLETANQQGLQKLKSVSDLALAKGYTVIGLSASGEEVKSRITTLYDLDFEFYICDEKALKTVVRSNPGLLQLKSGTVQQKVHWNDIDDLQL is encoded by the coding sequence ATGAAAATATTAACCCCTATTTCAAGAATCTTTGTAGGGATACTATTTGTTATTTCGGGGTTTATAAAACTCAACGACCCACTTGGGTTTTCCTATAAGCTTCAGGAATATTTTAGTGCGGATGTGTTAAATTTACCTTTTTTTGAGCCTTATGCGCTCGCTATTTCAGTATTTGTTGTTGTTTTTGAAGTTGTGTTGGGTGTGTTTCTGTTGATTGGCTATAAACCCAAATTCACACTTTGGAGTCTTTTGTCAATGATTGTTTTCTTTACGTTTTTGACTTTTTATTCTGCGTATTTTGACAAAGTCAAAGATTGTGGATGTTTTGGCGATGCTTTGAAATTAACCCCATGGGAAAGTTTTACAAAGGACGTAGTTTTACTGGTTCTTATACTGATTATCTTTTATGGACGTAAATATATTAAACCGATTTTCAATTCTTTCATGACCAACATCATTGCAACGCTCAGTTTAGTTTTGAGTTTGGCATTTGGCTATCATGTTTTGATGCATTTACCAAGTATTGATTTTAGGGCGTACAAAATTGGAGCTAATTTGATTGAAAACATGAGTACTCCACCTAATGCACCTAAAGCAGTCCAAGAGTTTACTTGGACTTTTGATGTCAATGGTACGCAACAAACGTTTGTAACCGACGGGTCTTACCCAGCTGTAGACGGAACCTATGTGGGTGTAGAAACTGAGATTATAGAGGAGGGTTTTCAACCCTCAATTTTAGATTTTTCTATTGAATCAGATCAGGACGACTTTACCAATTATTTTCTTAATCAAGAACGCTTGCTAATGATTGTTTGTTACAATCTGGAAACTGCGAATCAACAGGGGCTTCAAAAATTAAAATCTGTATCTGATCTTGCCCTTGCAAAGGGATATACTGTTATTGGTTTAAGTGCTTCTGGAGAGGAAGTAAAAAGTAGAATCACAACGCTGTATGACCTTGATTTCGAGTTTTACATTTGCGATGAAAAAGCATTGAAGACCGTAGTACGCTCTAATCCTGGGCTATTGCAACTAAAAAGCGGCACAGTACAACAAAAGGTGCATTGGAATGACATCGATGATTTACAATTATAA
- a CDS encoding DUF1599 domain-containing protein, which produces MQNTSKEYDAIVSSCRDLFSKKMKDYGCAWRILRLPSLTDQIFIKAQRIRGLQQNKTQRVKEGASSEFIGIINYCVMALIQIERGVVEQPDLSFEETMSDYNSKVAQTKQLMMDKNHDYGEAWRDMRVSSLTDLILQKLLRVKQIEDNAGQTLVSEGIDANYQDMINYAIFALIHLNNNQ; this is translated from the coding sequence ATGCAAAATACATCAAAAGAATATGATGCAATTGTCTCAAGCTGTAGAGATTTGTTTTCCAAGAAAATGAAAGACTACGGTTGTGCTTGGCGTATTTTAAGATTACCTTCACTGACGGATCAGATTTTTATAAAAGCACAACGGATTCGTGGATTGCAACAAAATAAAACCCAGCGGGTAAAGGAGGGTGCCTCTAGCGAATTTATCGGCATTATAAATTATTGTGTAATGGCATTGATTCAAATCGAACGCGGCGTAGTCGAACAACCAGACTTATCTTTTGAAGAGACAATGTCTGATTACAATTCGAAAGTGGCTCAAACAAAGCAACTTATGATGGATAAAAACCACGACTACGGCGAGGCTTGGCGTGATATGCGAGTGAGTTCACTAACAGACTTGATTTTACAGAAATTGTTGCGGGTAAAACAGATTGAAGATAATGCTGGTCAAACATTAGTTAGTGAAGGAATCGATGCTAACTATCAAGATATGATCAATTATGCCATTTTTGCACTTATTCACTTAAACAACAACCAATGA
- the folP gene encoding dihydropteroate synthase: protein MKSKNKNINLSINCNGKLVDLNTPKVMGVLNITPDSFYDGGRYKDAKSILNQTEKLISEGATFLDIGAYSSRPGADFISENEELKRIVPVVELIQKNNPDVLISIDSFRAKVIRECVSAGAVISNDISAGKLDPDMIKTVGELGVPYIMMHMRGTPQTMKNHTTYQHLINEIYAYFSKQIELARQHNITDIIIDPGFGFAKTLAQNYELLNQMEFFKNLNCPILTGVSRKSMIYKVLGCTAEEALNGTTALNMVALMNGACILRVHDVKEAVECIKLFNQL from the coding sequence ATGAAATCTAAAAACAAGAATATAAATTTAAGCATTAACTGTAATGGAAAACTGGTAGACCTTAACACACCAAAGGTAATGGGCGTATTGAACATTACACCTGATTCTTTTTATGATGGAGGTCGATACAAAGATGCTAAGAGTATATTAAATCAGACTGAAAAACTCATTTCAGAAGGAGCTACCTTTCTTGATATTGGCGCTTATAGTTCGCGGCCAGGTGCTGATTTTATATCTGAAAATGAGGAGCTAAAACGGATTGTGCCTGTAGTTGAGTTAATCCAAAAAAATAATCCTGATGTTTTGATTTCTATAGACAGTTTTCGTGCAAAAGTGATTCGCGAATGTGTCAGTGCTGGTGCAGTCATATCGAACGACATCTCTGCTGGAAAACTTGACCCAGATATGATTAAAACCGTTGGGGAATTGGGCGTTCCTTACATCATGATGCATATGAGAGGCACTCCACAAACCATGAAGAACCACACAACATACCAACATCTAATAAATGAGATCTATGCCTATTTCTCAAAACAAATCGAGCTTGCGCGACAACACAACATTACAGATATTATTATCGATCCAGGGTTTGGTTTCGCAAAAACATTAGCTCAAAATTATGAACTGCTCAATCAAATGGAATTCTTCAAAAATTTGAACTGTCCTATTCTAACTGGCGTTTCAAGAAAATCAATGATTTATAAAGTCCTTGGCTGTACAGCTGAAGAAGCCCTTAACGGCACCACTGCCCTTAACATGGTGGCACTTATGAATGGCGCATGCATTCTTCGAGTTCATGATGTAAAAGAAGCCGTGGAGTGCATCAAACTGTTCAATCAACTCTAA
- a CDS encoding diadenylate cyclase yields MDILKDLLNFNILDTVDIILVALLLYYVYKLIRGTVAINIFIGIVIFYLFFLLVDALEMHMLTRILGGFMSVGIIALIVVFQPEIRKFLLMIGSTNFGKKSGVLGRFKFLANTVNENTTDTEAIIDACVKMGSSKTGALIVLERNNNLDFLIETGDEMNIKVTQPILESIFFKNSPLHDGAIIIANNIIKATRVILPVTNKKSIPSRFGLRHKAAIGITEKTDAIALVVSEESGQVSYVNNGEFVLFNDTQELKEKIKADLT; encoded by the coding sequence GTGGATATTCTCAAAGACCTTTTAAACTTTAACATCCTTGATACCGTAGACATCATTCTTGTTGCCCTTTTGCTTTACTACGTATACAAGTTGATTCGAGGCACAGTAGCCATCAATATCTTTATTGGAATTGTGATTTTTTATTTATTTTTCTTGCTTGTTGATGCGCTTGAAATGCATATGCTCACAAGAATATTAGGCGGATTTATGAGTGTTGGAATTATTGCACTAATCGTTGTATTTCAACCAGAAATACGAAAATTTTTATTAATGATTGGTTCTACAAATTTTGGAAAGAAAAGTGGCGTTTTGGGTCGTTTTAAATTCTTGGCAAATACTGTAAACGAAAATACAACAGATACAGAGGCGATTATCGATGCTTGTGTAAAAATGGGGAGCAGTAAAACTGGGGCCCTAATCGTACTTGAACGCAACAATAATTTGGACTTCCTTATTGAAACTGGAGATGAAATGAACATCAAAGTTACCCAACCTATTCTAGAAAGCATCTTTTTCAAAAACAGCCCGCTTCATGACGGTGCTATCATCATAGCAAACAATATCATAAAAGCCACTCGAGTTATTTTGCCTGTAACCAACAAAAAAAGCATCCCCTCGCGCTTCGGACTGAGACACAAAGCAGCTATTGGAATAACCGAAAAAACAGATGCTATTGCTCTTGTGGTAAGTGAGGAATCAGGGCAAGTCTCCTATGTTAATAACGGTGAGTTTGTATTGTTTAATGACACTCAAGAACTCAAAGAGAAAATTAAAGCAGACCTAACTTAA